In Glycine max cultivar Williams 82 chromosome 4, Glycine_max_v4.0, whole genome shotgun sequence, the genomic stretch GCACGCGAGAGAAGAGGGACTTCCacgtttaatttttaaaatttttcaaattcaaatgcgGTTTTGcaaaaattgtctttgaaatgtcagtgataattacaaaaatatcaccGCATGCTTAATGATGATAGTTTTGAGACAACCGTCATTGAGTGTGCGTCATAAATAACAACTTTTTTTAGAGgttatgctattttattatttaatattttttaatattaaaataattttattaaataaaaattatcaaagcaataaaaaaattaaagacctAAAGTCGTGAATGGAATAAGTTTCGACttctattataaaattattgtaacCAAAATcgtgtaaaaaaacaaaatatatttaaaaaatatttaaaacaattcTCTTAGAAGTCGTGGATCACTTCATGATTtcgtttttcaattaaaaaaaattgaagttgcaatatttttacatctttaattttgtttaaaataaaataaagtcttAAAAACAGTTACGACTCcctttttagaaaattaaaaaaaaaatatcagaagTCATAGATGATTGTTCTACTTCAACCAAAGAGAGGtgcataacaaattaacaatcatGACTTACCCCTggataaattttcaaatagtCCCCCCCAATTGGTAATTTCTGAAAAGAAATTACCCATGTGGTAAAAAAGCAGAGAAAACGCACACAAAAAAGGAAATACTTTTTCTTATCCTTTTTCTTGAGCTGTTAGTTTACTGGGACTGCGTATATTTGGTACATTCATGAGATATTTGTGTAGATCAAATTCTTATGTCAGATAAAAATTTTGCCCGTAGAAACAATGTCAGTTGTCGGGACACAATTTTTCACTTTTCACTTCCAGTTCCCACTTTCTTATAATCCCTCTCCtctactgaaaaaaaaaattcctttccTCTGATCGCAAATTTCACACAACTACTATATTCCCGAACAAGCTAAGTCCCTAAATAAGAAAGAGGGAACGGGCTAGCTGATGAAGGAAAAggttttcttataaaattcaaatgttaaccgaatattaataattgttaacaaaattagaagaaaaaattaaaatgagacactataaaaattttaagtatTAGAATGaagtgtttaaaatttaatctatcaaaatgaaataattgtaaaatataGTCAAACCAAAAGTGATATTAAGcctaaaataaatgaagaaaaatgtttttcaattttttatataaaaaaaatctcagcctttgaaatcttttaatATCACGTATCACAtggaagtaaaaaagaaaatgtccaTTTATtcaacctaatggaaaggatccggACTCATACAAACCACCCTTCATATGAAACGAAACATGCCACAACTAACAGCTGATGGTACGGTTGATTTTAATACTGTTAATATTCAAGTTGACTGCAATGTCCCCTCAGGATCTAAAAAATGACTGGATCAGATTACACAATCCAGCAACCTTATCCTCAGAAGGTTCAATCAAAATTGCCGTGTCTTTGAATTTTGCTGTCCAAAAATACCagcaaaataagaaaataaaatacagaGAAAGATTGGAAAGAGAAATGGCAAAAAATATTCTCTCAACCTCAAACCCCATCCTACTACCTAGTTCATCACCATCCTCATCCTCATCCTCATTTGTAAAACCAATACATGTTTGCTCCAATCCGATAATCAAAAGCACTTCGAAGAGGGAATTAACTCTTTGCAAAGCAACACCACACTCTCCAATTGTTGTGACAAAGAGAGGCTTGTCCATCAGCTTCATCACCAGCTTTGTGCTTTCATTGGCTGGTAAGAAGAATGCAAATGCAGCAATACTCGAGgcagatgatgatgaagaactCTTGGAGAAAGTAAAGCGTGACAGAAAGAAGAGACTTGAGAAGCAAGGTGTGATCAGTTCTTCCAAACAAGAAACAGGTCCACTCCTGCACACATTATTCTTTGCTTTTCACTTCATGTTCACTTAAAGATAGCCCTTTATCCTATTAACTGTAATTGTTACTATGAAATATTAAGTTTATGCTAACGGGCAATTGGGCATGGTTGATGATTAGAATGCAAATAAATTTATAGTTATATTGATAGGTTTGAGAGTCTGCACCCTGAAGAGGCTATAGTACTGTAATCTATTCTATATCTTGAGGATTTCTAATCCACAAATTTGGCCCCCCAAAAGTTTGTTTGTGGTCATTATATTTGACACCATCCCTCCCTGGTGTTACACATTTTACTGTGAATGGTTTTGAGCTTAAATGCAAATTGTTTGCCTCTATTTGTTGGGTTTGTTTGTAGGCTTAGGCTCAGCATTAATCAGTAATTCAATGTAATACAACTGAGATTTCAAGAAGACACATTACATTAGGTTCATTTTCTACTCCCAACAACAGTCTCTAGAATGAGGGACAGAGCTAATGAATTTATATTCCCTTGCTACTGATTGATTGGCTGTTATTTAGgcctttttattatttctaaataaatatttttttaatatataaacagTAGTTTAGATTTATATTATAATGAACAATTTAATATGTGATATAACactatttttaactaaatttaaggaaaaaataactattgaaatttattttaggaGATGAGAATGAAAGAGGGTAGATTGAAAGAGATAGGTAAGAAATCAAAGTatcaagataaagataaaagaatgaTAGTTTGGgataattgagatttttttttagctAGCTGCATGTAGTACGTGTAATGTATTtccaaaagagataaaaaaaagttacattgaGAATGTCTAATTGAGAGTAGGGAGAATGAGAGTCTCACTTTCCAAGTTGTGTATTCTGATTTATAGTATAAGAGTAGATTGTAGTTGTTGTTGGATGGCTTCAGCCAGGCCCAGCTCCCAAAGTGATATTACTAATCAAAACTGGAATTTGTAAGCAGGGTATCTTCAAGATCTGGTGTACAAGCTAAGCGCAGTTGGTCAAGCACTTGAAAAGAATGATCTATCTGCTGCTGGTTCTGTCCTTGGAGGAAGCACCGATGCAGATTGGGTCCAAAGAGCTAATATAGCATTCAATAAAGTAAGTTTGGTTCCTGAATATGAGTGAAATCACAGTATTCATTCGGAATTATACtgtaattaaatcttttatcctGAATTCttggaatataaaataaaaaagcctACTCTAGATTATGGTGATGGCCATAGCTACTAGGTTCGCTCAGAAACTATATGAACCATGAAAAATTACCTGTGTACCAGTGTATTGCAGTGTAAAAAGCTGTTAACATCATCATAATTTCAGGAAATGACAAACTATGTACCAATCACTCTATTAATCAGGTAACTGGTGGTAGTTTATTTCCTTGATATTAAATTCTAGTATTGCTGCAtcagattttcatttttcagaatgtgagaaaattgtttctttctatttcaatttcatgCGTTAGAGACTGAAACACATTGACAAAAGAAATTTCTAAATCGGTACCTCCAGGAGGGAATGAATACACTAAAGACCAGACCAAACTCTTAAATCTCCATCTGAATGTTTGAAAATCGAGCTTAGtgcatattttcatgtttatcttGTTTCAATCTTTCCCTAACTGCCTCTTGAGGTTTAGATGTCAAAGTTTCTAAGTATCCTTTTAACAGCTGAGCTCCAGTTCAGAAGAGAAGACTGAGGTGGACGCATTCAATTCCTCATTAGCTTCACTAATTTCATCAGGTCCGATTCATGTCAAATTCGTAACACACACAAatcatgtgtgtgtgtgccTCATTTACTCAATTTTAAATTGCCATCTGAAATTCCAATTGTGTACAAAATGTTGTGGCTGCATTTGCCTGAGATTTCAGCAATCACAACACAATTGCAACTGCAATCACAATCTAAGCCATGCGCATTGACTATCATAGCATCAGCTATCAAAGGAAATCATGCTGTGCTATAATTGTATGATAGATTGTTCTTATGTGTAGTCAATTGATAAACTTTGGAGCATATACTGACACGTCCTGTTTTAAGCATGCAGTTTCTAAGAAAGATGTTGAGTCCTCCAAAATTGCCTTTGTCTCTTCGGCCACTGCATTTGAGAAGTGGACTTCTATGACAGGCCTTGCTGCTCAGCTTAAGGGCCTTTGAGGGAAAACAATGTACAAAAGATATCATTTCATTTCATCATTTTGTGATCAATATAGAGAAATCCACTAATTTTCCTACCCATGTCACCTAATTGTTGTCTTGGAAGCAGTCTCTTCACAGCATTATCTAGTACTACTTCATAACGATCAATAAGCTCATTCTTTGTTAACAAAGCTTGGGTTACGAGTAGTGCCActgaaatttgtaattttgatgtCATTATTTAATGGCATGTTCTGTTATGTTGGCTCATCTACCTTGACAAATAAAGAACTTTTTAAGTTATTGTAGTAGGGTGAtctctatatatattaaatctGTTTAGCAGGGAATTACCTGgcctattttttattcattgctttatatttattttgttttaaattttgatggaCAAtgttatttccatttttttctctctccgtGCAGATCACAGAGACTGAAATTTATAGTTAAACTAACGTAACCGTTATTgagtttataatttatgattttcttatattattatattttttataatatatttattaattatttttaaattttatatatgtaaaaaatatataagataattatgaatatatatatatatatatatatatatatatatatatatatatatatatatgtgtgtgtgtgtgtattaaaATAGTTCTATATTATAAGTGTCTTATTGTcttattgaatatttaaaaaaaaaatacatatgaaaTTGTGTATAGGGATGATAATGGGTGGGCTGAAAGTAGATAATAGTCATTCTTTACTTGTCTTGTTTTACCACATGGTACCCATTAAGCGGATACCTGTGGATGTTTTTAATATCCGGGGATATTTGCGGGCATTCATGGATATTTTTGTGAAacttaaaaattgtttaaaaatattttaaaaaacatttttgttgtaattttttattataatatttttttgaaaaatatttttaattgttactaaaGCTATTCAAATATTCTACAATCTTACACCCATgaataattgtaaataaataaattttgtaagctccaaacaaaattatctaaaaattactttctaaaataaactcaaataaaaatacactaaaatatAACTCCGAATAAAATCATACTTCAAAATATtagtacaaataaaaaatatttataaagactatttatatatttaagcttcataaaaaaataaagaatacttaagtattttaatattaacatgTAACACATATCCGCATGTACGAGTATCATGATATTTTCCTCGTGTCCATAAGCAAACCGGTAGTGAAAAATACATGtacgaaataaataaaaaaatatagaataatttaatttaatatttNNNNNNNNNNNNNNNNNNNNNNNNNNNNNNNNNNNNNNNNNNNNNNNNNNNNNNNNNNNNNNNNNNNNNNNNNNNNNNNNNNNNNNNNNNNNNNNNNNNNatatatatatatatatatatatatatatatatacatacatatatacatatatatatatatgtatatgtgtatagatgtatatatatatatatctatatatatatatatatacatatatatatatatatatatatatatatatatatatatatacacagatatatatatatagacagatttaatatatatatatacatacatatacatatatatgtatatatatatatatatatatatacatatatatatatatatatatatatatatatatatatatatatatatatatatatatatatatatatatatatatatatatatatatatatatatatatatatatatatatatatatatatatatatatatattagtatgtAAACCCGTGCAATGCACTAGAAGTTagcataaatatattattattttaataattttctaaaattaattttttttaaaaatacatcttttattaatatgtaaatttctaaatgtatttattttaatgcttattataataaaaaggactataaattttaataatattagggATATTGATTATGACATCATCACATAAAACAATCTtattaaaatcttattattatgaaaaaatgggtattaatactttttaataaatatgaagaTATATTTATACTATACTTATAAGATAAACTATTTaccttcttaaaatttaaatttgtaagactatatataaaataaaacacacgggataatttttttctttcataaaagCAAGTTGGAAAATTTTTAACTTCACAGTGATAAACAATTTCCTTGaacattaataattttagtttaaatatatattttttttatcattttctatttttttatttaaataatttattgagcAATTTCTTGGGTATTCACTATTTACCTAAATTCAAATTAACAtctaattattatgaaaaaaaaaactataaccaTTGGGAAtggatatttttcattaaagtataaagagaaatttagacttaacttttttttcacctcaaaattcaaatttctaggaagaaaatatattctattataacttttttctttcttaattattttttcaatgatttaatataaattatatataaaatataaggatGATTTCGTTTCTTTCATAcaagaaagttaaaaaaatttcacttaaTTCATGGGGATAAATAATTTACTTCAAATCacattaatatctaaattattaaggtgaaattgtattttctttaattcattgttatagtaattttaatatatttttattgttttctcttttatgattaaaattattttttgagtaATTTCATAAGTATAAATAATTCAACTAAATGCACATTAAAATCTTattattgtgaaaaaaataaaataaatgggtattactatttttaataaatataaacagAAATTTAGATTATACTTGTGAGatgaactatttattttaaatcacctaaaatttttaatttataagactttatataaaattaaatacaggGGAATAATTCCTTTCTTTCATAAAATCAAGTAGAGAAAATGTTACTTAATTCATGGGACAAACAATTTACttgaataaatatctaaattattcaggtgaaattatatttttaaattcatgttataataattttgatttaaatatatttttatcgctttttcctttataatttaaataatttattaagaaatttCATTGGTATTAACAATTTACCTAAATTCACATTAACAACTAATTATTTTGGAAAAAGTATAACCATTGGAAATGAAAATTTCATTAAAGTATGaagaaaattttagatttaacTTATTGAAGaaactttttttatacattaaatcaccttaaaattcaaatttttataactttttaattattattataacaatttaatataaatagtatataaaatataacatacTGTGAGgataaaagtaaattttgaaattttcacggagataattttttttttcataaacaatTGTGTCCAATTATTAGTATGAGgtgggttttaattttttttaacgagTTGTTTACTTTTTTCATCTTCATATTGTTGTCTCTTCTTTTATAAAGAAttatacattttatatatattagataggaatataatacatatttatattgCTTATAATACTCAAGTTAATAagtattaatcattaatattaatacaatatttataatgctaattaataaattttgaatgtcTCTGGGTCCATGTGCCTTGCACAAGTACTAACACTAATATATATaagagaatattttattttatatagggTGATGTTACAtaacaatttcatatttatttcccttaaaataattaatataataataaatataattaatttcatttttattttttattcactaataataattatcttttaaataattattttaattataatatactacTATAGTAACTCGTGCATTGCAcaagaatatattaaaattatccatatagatatatgataaatttattatataaaaatgttaatgatatgttcatatttcatattataaatttattatataatagtagtattatattttattgagtaatatttatttaattttaaaatgtgttttcaaataGACAAACTTAGTGATTTAacttagtataaaaaataaatagtaatatacatagaatatatattttaaattataaaagttaaactaaaaaatattaatatataattattgttaaaaagattatcaacataattttaactttatctTTACTGCCTATATATTAAGtcctttcattttaaatatatatatatatatatatatatatatatatatatatatatatatatatatatatatatatatatatatacatgggaAATGAAATCATACTCATTATGCATGTGATCACTATTGGccgtattttttatatacatatttatttatttcattttttaacgtcattaattttattatacagatattaattttaaaaacaatataagaaagttacaaataaacaaaaaaaaaaatcatgcttTACATTCTCgtaaattcaaaaattaatttcacttatatatattattaaattatatttttttgattgtGATACTCATAATAATTTAGCAAATTACatatcaaaattaacaaatagttttaatttaatcactatttaagaacaaatattttttaaatctagaTGATCCATCTTTGtccatgattttgatgattacaaatgtataaattattgataaactaataaattacttttaagTGAATAAGACTTTATATATGAACATACTTGATATTATTTCTTATCTTACAACTCTTATTAGTACGTGTTCATTCATTAGTGGAAAAAACTGGTTTTGTTAAAAGTAACATCCAATGTCCAATGTGTTGTTGTTATAAATTAGTGTCCACTCTTTGTGAAAGCGTGTGTATATATTGTGTTCCTTTATTCATGTGTCCATTGAACTTAATCACTTACACAAACCTATTTTATATCAAGTATAAGTGGCATCCAAGCATGTACTGAAACCAAGTTAGCTATAACAGAAAGTGCGCACACGCTACTTTCACAAATTCATTTTTGTATCTCTTATTATGTATTGCTAACATTCGAATTTCAAGTATGAAAGGACATAATAGAAGAGAATAGAAGGATTCACACGAGTATTCCCTAGAGGTCATTTTCACTAAAGGGAGGAGCACATACAATTATTCGTACTTTTATTCTTTCTCTCTCCACAAGAGTGTGACACGTAGCATTGCCTCCAGTTGTGGGGCAACAGGCAAATTAGAGACAAGAGATAATCTTGTAATGGATACTTTCATAAAGTCTATAAAGTAACCAAGTCTCTGCTATCAACaactaacaaaaatatgaaGTGAAAAGCAAGAGCATTCTGAAGTAAGAATTTCTGTAGTCATTGAACAATACAAAAACAATGTTTAATTAGTTCATCATTTGCATAGAAaagtaattcatttttatttcgaGCTTAGGTGTTTATCCACTCTATTGAGTGATTTGAATATGTGTCTTCATTCAAACATCAACTGTTTGTGCAAGCTAGGAGTGACTTGgtgttaaacaatacttgggtGTTTTAGTTTCAAGGAGAGTCTAAGAGTGTGCCAGTGGTGGCCTATAGAATACTGTTGTAGCCAAGAGCGACAGGACAAAATACTTattggacaagtgacctcaataacttaagagggggtgaattaagttaaaaaaaatttcgtTTAATTGACTTTTAAATCCCCCTTTTAAATCTATATGTTAAGAATATTGAAGATAAAGATGAAAGTTATATCAATAGAATACTTCAAGTAtgcaagataaataaaatatgcaagATAAAGTAATCAAGATAGGGAAAAgaagaatgcaaactcagtttatcttggttcggccacttcctgtgcctatgtccagtcctcaagcaacccacttgagattaccactaactttataaaaatcctttttacaacttctgaacacttgagggatccctttcccttgtgttcaggaaactcacacTTCAAGAGACAAACAGTCTCTTGATCTCAATAAGTCTTTAAAGAAAGTacaaatgtttttctctcttttagagaagaagatacaagatgaagttcctagaagaatccttaattgatttgcaagtgtttggaaaatgatatgtttttgagaggataagacaataaggttctgaaaaactctccTACAACTTCTAAACGTCATAGGGATTcctctcccttgtgttcaggattcTTACTATTCAAGGGACAAACAGTCTCTTTATCACAACAATTCTTTTTCAGGAAGTAcagatatttttctctcttttagagaagatCATACAAGTTGAAGTTCTTAGAAGAATACTCAAATGATTTGCAAGTATTTGGCCAAAGATTtgtttttgagagaataaggcAATgaggttctgaaaaactctaaagatTTTCGTAGGCAAGTCACATACTTATAGACCCTTGGTGGCTTTTCAAAAGCTTATGAAGGGATGTGACTTTTCAaagtaatttttgaaatttcctcactagtaattgattaaaactctttggtaatcgattacacagttatgtaATGaggagtcatgacttttcaatttgaatttttataattcCGTTACTGgtaattaattacaaacaagtggtaatcgattacagctcttaaatttcaaatttcaaactttctaaaataattttgcttctGGTAATCTATTACAATGCCTGATAATCGACTACCAGTGAAAGAATGCcttttttagaaaatgttaaaaatattttaaaaccttttttataatcaatttaaaaactatgttgtggggccaaacctttgcaatcactaagagactcttttaacaaagatagactaagacttagctttcttcttgctctttgttttcttggtcttgatttggacttgaaataaaacttgtgttgcttttgtcttggcatcatcaaaaccttcgtacacatacattcacattcttcccctttttgatgataacaaccAATTGAAATCATTTactgaaaaatatttcttttgcgAGATGATCACTCCCCCATAATTTTGCAATCATTGCTTagcagaaaatattttcaaaaatatataccCTGTACCTGTACCTTACAtgattctctccccctttggcaaaaacaaaaagatgaaAGCACCGAAATAGAAACAATCATTCACATAATAACCAATCATTCACAGAGGAATCAACGAAGTGCTAAACATACCAAACAGAGCAAGTCCAAAATAGTATTTATAAATGACCAAAGCATTCATAAAAGAAGCAACCAAGTTCGAAACATATCAAGTCTTAAATAGTAGTATGAATGACCAAAGCATCCACAGAAAAACatccaaagaagaaataaaCAGCAAATCCAAAATAGAAGTATAAAGAACCAAATATGAAATAAACCCAATGCATAAAGTTTGAAATATCAAGGAAATTAAAGACAAATAATTCTAGATAAAAATAGGACGAAAAGGCTTCATGGATCCACCGGAGGATCAATATACAATTATGCAATCAAAAACATTTATGAGTATGAACAATCACGAAAACCAATCATCAAATGCAATTGTTATAAACaatcaaagtaatcaatcatAAACAAGCAAAACAACCATTTAACTCAACCAAAGTAAACAATAATCATAATCAATCATGATAAACAATCAAAGTTAAACATTCATCATAATCATCATAATCAAGCATGATAATTAAATAGTATAAACATCCAAAGTGGCTAGGATTCTAAGTTATTTAGGTCTatgagtcctaattctcttctaatagcaaAAAAGTTTTCTTTGGGgaaaggttttgtgaagatattagctaactgattctttgtgtcaacaaattctaatatgCAATCCCCTTTTTAAACATGATCTCGAAGGAAGTGATGCCTTATTTCAATATGCTTTGTTCTAGAGTGCAGAATAGGATTTTTGGACAGATTAATTGCAATTGTATTGTCACTGCGAATaggtatatgatcaagttttaaACCATAGTTAGAAAGTT encodes the following:
- the LOC100794397 gene encoding thylakoid lumenal 16.5 kDa protein, chloroplastic isoform X1, translating into MAKNILSTSNPILLPSSSPSSSSSSFVKPIHVCSNPIIKSTSKRELTLCKATPHSPIVVTKRGLSISFITSFVLSLAGKKNANAAILEADDDEELLEKVKRDRKKRLEKQGVISSSKQETGYLQDLVYKLSAVGQALEKNDLSAAGSVLGGSTDADWVQRANIAFNKLSSSSEEKTEVDAFNSSLASLISSVSKKDVESSKIAFVSSATAFEKWTSMTGLAAQLKGL
- the LOC100794397 gene encoding thylakoid lumenal 16.5 kDa protein, chloroplastic isoform X2 — protein: MAKNILSTSNPILLPSSSPSSSSSSFVKPIHVCSNPIIKSTSKRELTLCKATPHSPIVVTKRGLSISFITSFVLSLAGKKNANAAILEADDDEELLEKVKRDRKKRLEKQGVISSSKQETGYLQDLVYKLSAVGQALEKNDLSAAGSVLGGSTDADWVQRANIAFNKFLRKMLSPPKLPLSLRPLHLRSGLL